Proteins encoded within one genomic window of Neodiprion fabricii isolate iyNeoFabr1 chromosome 6, iyNeoFabr1.1, whole genome shotgun sequence:
- the LOC124184980 gene encoding 39S ribosomal protein L52, mitochondrial isoform X1: MALMIQTAYRASQHVAYRRIYPNVSDHTCIILGVRRFSTSLTLQFDQRWRAKKGLTANPNTFGPLTNLPDYSFKDGRPTPLGVRHRDRLEKQREYAERIIKLTQEIDYAVERHDRLQKEEAARIQAILDRKLKPKGQLLAAKQLTIDQDN, encoded by the exons ATGGCGCTTATGATTCAAACTGCGTACAGAGCGAGTCAACATGTAG CTTACCGACGAATATATCCAAATGTTTCAGATCACACGTGTATCATACTAGGTGTAAGAAGATTTTCAACATCTTTGACATTGCAATTTGACCAAAGATGGAGAGCTAA AAAAGGTCTCACAGCGAATCCCAATACTTTTGGTCCACTCACAAATTTACCAGATTATTCCTTCAAGGATGGTCGCCCAACGCCTTTGGGTGTCAGACATAGAGATCGCCTTGAGAAACAACGGGAATATGCG gaaagaattataaaattgacaCAAGAAATTGATTATGCTGTGGAAAGACACGATCGATtacaaaaagaagaagcggCTAGAATTCAGGCAATTTTAGATAGGAAACTGAAACCCAAAGGTCAATTACTGGCAGCAAAACAACTTACGATAGACCAAGACAATTAA
- the LOC124184980 gene encoding 39S ribosomal protein L52, mitochondrial isoform X2, translating into MALMIQTAYRASQHVDHTCIILGVRRFSTSLTLQFDQRWRAKKGLTANPNTFGPLTNLPDYSFKDGRPTPLGVRHRDRLEKQREYAERIIKLTQEIDYAVERHDRLQKEEAARIQAILDRKLKPKGQLLAAKQLTIDQDN; encoded by the exons ATGGCGCTTATGATTCAAACTGCGTACAGAGCGAGTCAACATGTAG ATCACACGTGTATCATACTAGGTGTAAGAAGATTTTCAACATCTTTGACATTGCAATTTGACCAAAGATGGAGAGCTAA AAAAGGTCTCACAGCGAATCCCAATACTTTTGGTCCACTCACAAATTTACCAGATTATTCCTTCAAGGATGGTCGCCCAACGCCTTTGGGTGTCAGACATAGAGATCGCCTTGAGAAACAACGGGAATATGCG gaaagaattataaaattgacaCAAGAAATTGATTATGCTGTGGAAAGACACGATCGATtacaaaaagaagaagcggCTAGAATTCAGGCAATTTTAGATAGGAAACTGAAACCCAAAGGTCAATTACTGGCAGCAAAACAACTTACGATAGACCAAGACAATTAA
- the LOC124184920 gene encoding armadillo repeat-containing protein 8-like, whose protein sequence is MVSLMQPYMDVESSRSYIDELYSPSGQKCLEAIICLKNSVIGSNRQKGSVIAQGVVPRLLQLLSDSTGRVGDRVRLESAVTLGSLAKGTDQHVRALIELNVVPLLLQVLLASTNRCNEPDDDNQTPLVEACLRCLRTVFHHTAAPVHAIYQDPGLVPRLLALASKSVTNQVCVATILTAACKTAEEQNALSRGGAVGALATQLDSPLSDVQLPALACLANMCYQNHTVSALVAAATTNSSQGRAVPVALGQLMGRERSALVQLEAARCVAYMHRAGALTSTDPRVVYRALPCLVRLCHRERPPRERVAAAETLAYLTEVDTDLQRLASISNHLISNLAELLKPHPSVLDATLSQDMRQAAFRAFASLGANDEDIRKRIIETENLMEQVVGGLQDPGGPRVRLAAVRCLHSLSRSVQQLRTTFQDHAVWRPLMQLLHGADRGLEGRGLEGEEDLLTVASSTLCNLLLEFSPSKEPILESGGVELLCSLTRRPDPALRLNGIWALMNVAFQAEQRVKSQILSCLGTDQIFRLLADPELAVLMKTLGLLRNLLSTKAHIDRIMAEHAAHVMQAVILVLEDPEHPADVKEQALCILANVADGDRARDHIMANEDVLKKLMDYMMHSNVKLQVAAIFCVCNLVWREEDGAAQRQARLRELGLYRILQQLRHTKDSQLFEKVKAAMSQFTDA, encoded by the exons ATGGTCTCGTTGATGCAGCCGTATATG GACGTTGAAAGTTCTAGAAGCTACATCGACGAGTTATATTCTCCCAGTGGCCAAAAATGCCTGGAGGCTATTAT cTGCCTAAAAAATTCAGTCATTGGAAGCAATCGACAAAAGGGTTCAGTTATAGCGCAAGGCGTGGTACCTAGACTGCTACAGTTGCTAAGTGACTCAACCGGAAGAGTAGGAGATCGTGTGCGGCTTGAATCTGCTGTTACTTTGGGTTCCCTAGCGAAAGGAACTGATCAGCATGTCAGAGCGCTCATAGAACTGAATGTAGTTCCACTGTTGCTGCAAGTGCTGCTGGCCAGCACCAATCGTTGTAACGAACCTGACGATGATAATCAAACTCCATTGGTCGAAGCATGTCTCAGATGTTTGAGGACCGTTTTTCACCACACAGCAGCCCCTGTTCATGCTATATATCAGGATCCTGGATTGGTTCCACGCTTATTGGCACTAGCTTCTAAATCTGTTACCAATCAAGTGTGTGTTGCTACCATTTTAACAGCAGCGTGCAAG ACAGCTGAAGAGCAGAATGCACTATCCCGAGGTGGAGCTGTTGGTGCGCTTGCAACACAGCTAGACTCTCCTCTTTCTGATGTTCAACTACCAGCTCTCGCCTGCCTTGCAAATATGTGCTATCAGAATCACACGGTATCTGCACTAGTTGCTGCAGCTACAACCAACAGCTCTCAAGGCAG AGCCGTGCCGGTTGCATTGGGCCAGCTGATGGGTCGCGAAAGAAGCGCACTAGTCCAACTCGAGGCGGCTCGGTGCGTTGCATATATGCATAGAGCTGGCGCTTTGACTTCGACAGATCCACGAGTTGTATATAGGGCACTACCTTGTTTGGTAAGGCTTTGTCATCGAGAAAGACCTCCTAGAGAAAGAGTGGCTGCAGCAGAAACACTCGCGTACCTGACCGAAGTCGACACAGACCTACAACGACTAGCATCTATTAGCAATCACCTTATATCCAACCTTGCAGAATTGCTGAAGCCACATCCATCG GTGCTAGATGCAACGCTTTCACAGGATATGCGCCAAGCGGCATTCAGAGCATTTGCATCTTTGGGTGCGAATGATGAAGATATTCGTAAGAGGATCATTGAAACAGAGAACTTGATGGAGCAGGTGGTGGGCGGTTTGCAAGATCCCGGTGGACCACGAGTACGACTTGCCGCAGTTCGATGCTTGCACTCGCTATCGAGAAGTGTGCAACAACTGCGCACCACATTTCAAGATCACGCAGTATGGCGACCACTTATGCAACTATTACATGGAGCAGACAGAGGACTAGAGG GTAGGGGATTAGAAGGCGAAGAGGACTTGCTAACTGTGGCCTCTAGCACCCTGTGCAACCTGCTATTGGAATTTAGCCCAAGTAAGGAGCCTATTCTCGAATCAGGTGGAGTGGAGTTGTTATGTTCATTGACCAGGCGACCAGACCCTGCGCTACGCCTAAACGGTATTTGGGCGCTGATGAATGTGGCTTTCCAGGCTGAGCAGCGTGTCAAATCGCAAATCCTCTCTTGTCTCGGTACCGATCAAATATTTCGTCTACTTGCTGATCCGGAATTGGCTGTTCTAATGAAAACACTTGGCTTGTTACGAAATCTTCTGTCAACAAAGGCACACATTGATCGTATTATGGCAGAGCATGCTGCCCATGTGATGCAAGCTGTCATTCTGGTATTGGAAGATCCTGAACACCCAGCTGATGTCAAAGAGCAAGCTCTGTGTATTCTAGCAAATGTCGCCGATGGGGATCGCGCACGCGATCATATCATGGCAAACGAAGACGTCTTGAAGAAACTCATGGATTACATG